One genomic window of Cupriavidus oxalaticus includes the following:
- the radC gene encoding RadC family protein produces MTIANWPACERPREKLLECGAAALSDAELLAVFLRIGAAGKSAVDLARELLHRFGSLTALFASEPGALAGIKGMGVAKYAQLQAIPELARRALAESLRLPTGFDSRAAVHNYLRLTLASLPHEVFLCLFLDPRNRMIACEELFRGTLTRTAVYPREVARQALVHNAAGVIVAHNHPSGTTAPSQSDVHLTRELARTLELIDVHLLDHFIVAGQEIRSLADGCECLPGL; encoded by the coding sequence ATGACCATAGCCAATTGGCCCGCCTGCGAGCGGCCGCGCGAAAAACTGCTGGAATGCGGCGCCGCCGCCCTGTCAGACGCCGAACTGCTGGCGGTGTTCCTGCGCATCGGCGCGGCTGGCAAAAGTGCCGTCGACCTCGCCCGCGAGTTGTTGCACCGCTTCGGCTCGCTGACCGCCCTGTTCGCGTCCGAACCCGGCGCGCTGGCTGGCATCAAGGGCATGGGCGTTGCCAAATACGCACAGCTGCAGGCCATCCCCGAACTGGCGCGCCGCGCGCTGGCCGAATCACTAAGGCTGCCGACCGGCTTCGACTCGCGCGCGGCGGTGCACAACTACCTGCGCCTGACGCTGGCATCGCTGCCGCACGAAGTCTTCCTGTGCCTGTTCCTCGATCCGCGCAACCGCATGATTGCCTGCGAAGAACTGTTCCGGGGCACCCTGACGCGCACTGCGGTGTATCCGCGCGAGGTCGCGCGCCAGGCGCTGGTGCATAATGCGGCGGGCGTGATCGTGGCGCACAACCATCCTTCCGGCACCACCGCGCCCAGCCAGAGCGACGTGCACCTGACTCGCGAGCTGGCAAGGACGCTCGAACTCATCGACGTGCATCTGCTCGACCATTTCATCGTGGCCGGCCAGGAAATCCGTTCGCTGGCTGACGGTTGCGAATGCCTGCCGGGACTGTGA
- the rpmB gene encoding 50S ribosomal protein L28 — protein sequence MARVCQVTGKAPMVGNNVSHANNKTKRRFLPNLQNRRFFVESENRWVSLRVSNAGLRLIDKKGIDSVLADLRARGEV from the coding sequence ATGGCACGCGTCTGTCAAGTGACCGGGAAAGCGCCGATGGTCGGCAACAACGTTTCCCACGCAAACAACAAGACCAAGCGCCGTTTTCTGCCCAACCTGCAGAATCGTCGTTTCTTCGTTGAATCCGAAAACCGCTGGGTGAGCCTGCGCGTCTCGAACGCCGGCCTGCGCCTGATCGACAAGAAAGGCATCGACTCCGTGCTCGCAGACCTGCGCGCACGCGGCGAAGTCTAA
- the rpmG gene encoding 50S ribosomal protein L33, which yields MASKGGRDKIKLESTAGTGHFYTTTKNKRTMPEKMEIMKFDPVARKHVAYKETKIK from the coding sequence ATGGCAAGCAAGGGCGGCCGCGACAAGATCAAGCTGGAATCGACCGCAGGCACGGGTCACTTCTACACCACGACCAAGAACAAGCGCACCATGCCGGAGAAGATGGAGATCATGAAGTTCGATCCCGTCGCTCGCAAGCACGTCGCTTACAAGGAAACCAAGATCAAGTAA